The segment TCAAATGCAAACAATCAGCCGGCCCTGTCCAGTGCGGCAGTGGCACGGCAATCACCTCATCCACCAGATCGCCCAGCAGAGTCCGCAGTTGCCGAATGCCTTCGGCGTTGGTGCGGTAGCCCTCGCCCACCGCCACCGTCCGCTCGTCAACCCAGATGACATCGCCGCCCTCCAGCAAACCCTCGCCGGTGACGCGGCCCAAAATCGGCACGCCGATCTGCTCAAAGAATTTGCCCGCCGCCTCCGGCTCGTTTCGACGCGCAACCTTGCCCATGTTGCACAAGACTGCGCCCCGGTTGGAGACGATGACCGGATCGTGAACGTACACCGAATCTAAGGTGACGCCGTCGTTTGTTGGCAGATACGTGATCTCGGCCCCGACCCGGCTCAACAATGTCACCAACTGCTCGTGCTGGGCGGCGGCCACGTGAAAGTCTGGCTCGCCAAAATAATTCAGTTCGCGCCACTGGGCCGAGACACTCGCCTGACTGATATAAGCCTCCTGCGGGCGCTTGAGCAGGACGCCTTTGATTTCGCCGACGTTGGACTGGCAACCGTATGATGTCATCTGAAAGTTCCTCCGGGCCACATTATAAATTAGACCTTATCGGAAATAAGCTCATAGCCCGCGTCCTCGCGGGCCCCTTCGGGCAACCGCGTTCCACAAAGAAAAAAGGCTCTACCAGATTTAACGTGAAAAAAAGTTTTGGGACGCAGACGCTCTGCGCGCTGATTTTCGCTGATAAAAACAAAATCTGCGTTCATCTGCGTGAATCTGCGTCCTAAAACCTTTTGGTTGCGGCTTGAAGCCGCGCTATGTTATTCCCGATAAGGTTTATTGAACAAAGCGATCCCTCTTCACCGGCGTCTTTTCGTTGAGAGGGTCAGGCTGGGGTCTAAGCTTTGCGCCCCCGCCACGATTCAAGCAAATAGCATCATCTCCCAAATTGGCTTACAATCTGAAGCTGTGAACTGGCAGTACAACCCCTACGCCATTCCCTCATTTGTGTCGGCCCTTGTCGCCGCCGGCCTCATTGTCGTTGCCTGGCGGCGACGGGCGGCAAGCGCCGCCAAACCCTTCGCCTTCTTCATGGCCGCCATTCTGGTCTGGGCCGGTTTCAACGGCCTCTTGCTGATCACACCCGACATTCCGACTCAGCTACTTTTGATCAAGGCCCTCTACTTCGGCGTGGTCACGGTTCCTGTAGGCTGGTTGGCGTTCGCCATCCACTACACCGACCGCGAAACCTGGCTCAGCCGCCGCAATCTGGCCCTGCTTTTCATCCACCCCGTTCTCACCTGGATCATCATTTGGACGAACGATGCTCACCATCTCATGTGGAGTTTCAAAGGCGTTGACCTGGCCCGCCCTTTCGTCCCGTCTGTTGACC is part of the Chloroflexota bacterium genome and harbors:
- a CDS encoding amidinotransferase, translated to MTSYGCQSNVGEIKGVLLKRPQEAYISQASVSAQWRELNYFGEPDFHVAAAQHEQLVTLLSRVGAEITYLPTNDGVTLDSVYVHDPVIVSNRGAVLCNMGKVARRNEPEAAGKFFEQIGVPILGRVTGEGLLEGGDVIWVDERTVAVGEGYRTNAEGIRQLRTLLGDLVDEVIAVPLPHWTGPADCLHLMSNISPIDHDLAVVYSRLLPVPFRQWLIKRGVKLVEVPDEEYDSMACNVLAVAPRKAIMIAGNPITRARLEAEGVEVWTYDGSDISIKGAGGPTCLTRPFWRG